gttccaaattatatgtcgttttcgattttctatgtaaaatttattagtaattaaTGTTGTATCCAAtggtaatatattttttatttttctattggttgaattgtggttaggtaaataattaatgatgtttttgtttagaaaatataagaaattgatggttttcttaatctacgtgcatagctgtaaaacgacttatataaaaaaacggagggagtattattttTAATCTTCTCAAACTGGTTTCTGCAGGCATCTTACCTCCAATCAATTTACAGGAAGCTTGCCTAACTCTCTAGCTAAACTGATGAACCTTGAGGATTTGTAAGTTGTTTCtgtaactaaaaattaaaaatttcctAAGGTTTCGTTTTATTGGCATCTACATTGAAGTACAACCTATTTGATTCAAAGCTTCCTTGTTGAACTTCTTCCAGGACTTCTCATATGCTTTTTTTCTTCCCTAGTATGAATTTCATGGTtgtaaattgatttatatagtCACGAAAATTCTCACCTTAGTCAAGAACCTATAAACTAGTCCTTGAagataaattttacaaaactcTTAAATAATTGTTCGTTTTCATTATATAGTAGGGTAAGTGACAATAACTTCAATGGTACCATCCCAGAATATATCGGCAACTGGTCTCGGCTTCAAAGGCTGTAAGCTTGTCCTTCATTATTAATTTTCATTTCTCTTATGGTTTCTGTTTATCTACCATCTAAGCTTTGTTCTTTATAATCAACAGAGGTCTACTGGCAAGCGGACTGAAAGGTCCTATTCCTGATGCAGTCACTCGCCTAGAAAATCTTATTGATATGTAATGAACTTACCTTCATTATACGTATTAACAAAATGAcaattgaaacaaaaataatgttttaagcGATATATCCAAATGCAGGAGTATTAGTGATACAACTGGGATAAACTCCTTTCCAAATATGTCCAGCAAAGCCATCAGGAAACTGTATTTTTCTTTACTTCAGTCATCAGTTTATCGTCTTGAGGATTGATTCTGTCTGAAAATTTCGAACTAAAATCCCCCTTCCCTGTTCCAGGATTTTGAGGAATGTGAGCTTGTCTGGTGCAATTCCTTCTTACATATGGAGTTTGCCTGAGCTAAAGACTTTGTAAGTTCTTTCTGTCAAAGCTAGTTTAATATACCCAGCATTACCCACAAAGGAATTAGAGTATCATCAGATGTGTATACTCATGACATTTTTCATATATGGActatattatttgtatatatagatTGTCATGGACTTAACGGGTACGCACTTTGTGAACTGATATTCAAGTATTAGAGAATCTGTAGATCTTCATATGCAAACGTTTACTTTTTTATTACATGTTTACTGCAGGGATTTATCGTTTAACAGCTTGACTGGCGAAGTTCGTGGAATACAAAGTGCACCAAAATTCACGTAAGTAGTATACAATCTGAGACTAAACATGTTAAAGAGATGAAGTCCGAACATTGTCAATACCATAGTATCATGATCAAGTATGTATCATTCGGACATGTTTGTTCAGCTATTTGACTAGAAATAGACTTTCTGGAGATGCTGGATCAGGTGTTTTTCTCAATAGCAAATCTAATATGTACGTTTAAGCTTTCCCttgtctatatttttttttatttttaagatatttttcgTCATGTCAACTAATCTTTTTATTATGGTTATTTCTCACAGTGATATCTCGTACAATAATTTCTCTTGGTCGTCTAGCTGTCAGGAAAAGAGGTACCAATATGAAATCTTGGTAGATGTAATacatcttctctgttttgttgATAGCATTCTCATGTTGAAGTTTCTATTTACACTTTGTGTTCAATCAGTAACATTAATACCTACCAGAGCTCATATTTGAAGAACAACTTGTAAGTATATACTCTTCTGCTTTATCTCGTATCAGTAGAATATTTTGAACATGTTGTGCCATTGTGATGTCTAATTATTTTGGTATTCTTTTCATACAGAACTGGGATTCTTCCATGTGCTGGTCCAATCAACTGCACAAGCTGTAAGTACAGAACGTCTCTAACATGTTTATGTTGCTGTCTGTTTTGCATGTTAATTTATCTCTTTCAATTATGGCTGGCAGATCAGCGAACACTACATATAAATTGTGGTGGACAAAACACAGTCATTAAAAACTCCTCTCATAAAATCAGCTACGAAGCTGATGATAGTACTGTCTATTCCACGACAAATCAACACTTCAAAACATGGGGAATTAGTAACACAGGTGTATTTGCCGCGGATGAACATAGTGAGAATGATACATACATCATTTCAGCTAGTTCAAAATTACCTGGAGATTCTCCTAATCTTTATAAGACTGCACGTAGATCTGCTCTCTCACTTGTTTATTATGCGTTTTGCTTGGAAAATGGACCCTACAATGTGAAACTCCATTTTATGGAGATTCAGTTTTCAGACGAAGAACCATTCAGTCGTCTTGGCAGACGCATATTTGATGTCTATGTTCAGGTGAATTGTCACTTAATAATTGTCTTCTTGAATCAACCATGGAAGATTGAAGTTCATTTTCTTTGCTATTTCTAGGGAGAACTGTTCTTGAAGGATTTTAACATCAAAGAGGAGTCTAATGGGACTATGACTCCTGTTGTAAAAGAAGTGAAAGCTGTAAATGTGACCAATCATATGTTAGAGATTCAGCTGTATTGGGCAGGGAAAGGGACAACCCTCATACCTAAAAGAGGAAACTATGGTCCTCTTATCTCTGCAATCTCCTTGTGCCACCACAGTAAGTGCTCTTTATCATATTGCTTTCTTCCCACTCAAGTGGCCATAACTTTAAATGACACTggttcttttaaaatttcaggTATGGAGCCACAATGTGGAGGTCAAAagacttgaaaatatatttttgtagctTGGTGTATATATGATCTATCATGTATATATTTACACTTCTGTTTGTCTTATTTACAGCGGAAAAAATAAGACATCACACTAATTATCCCCTAATTTTTGGGACAATAGCTGCCTTGGTAACAATTATTCTTTTGGCTTTGGGAATATATGCTTGGAGAAGATGCATAAGAGACAAGAATACAAGCGAACAAGGTATCATATTTTCACAGTGTATGAATCCATTTCTGATACATGACCAATTCGTTTCAGCTATTAGTAATTATTTTCTGTTGGGAACATGATCACATAGATCTAAGAGTCCAGGGTCTGCCAACGGTTTGCTTTACTTGGAGGCAACTGCAAGCTGCAACAAACAATTTTGATCAAGCCAACAAACTTGGAGAAGGAGGTTTCGGATCCGTATTCAAAGTATGCTaaaataaatgtcaagttcttctcaatatgtaGAAACCTGAGAAAATATGATTTCTGATATGAGACACTTAATGTAGGGAGAGCTGTCAGATGGAACTATCATAGCAGTGAAGCAGCTTTCTTCCAAGTCACACCAAGGAAACCGCGAGTTTGTGAATGAGATAGGAATGATCTCAGGTCTGAACCATCCCAACCTTGTCAAGCTTTATGGATGTTGTGTCGAGAAGAACCAATTGATGCTTGTTTATGAGTACATGGAAAATAACTCCCTTGCTCATATGCTCCATGGTATATCAAAGTCATACagcttttcttttaaaaaatatgtttttagtcTAGTTCAAGTGTACACATATGTTCCCATATTTAAAAGTGATATTATTTCTATTTGGTTAAAACTCATTTCCAGAAAAGAGTTCCTTGAACCTGGACTGGAAGGCAAGACAAAAAATATGTGTTGGAATTGCAAGAGGGCTTGAGTTCCTTCACGAAGGTTCAATGATCAGAATGGTTCACCGTGACATAAAGACCACAAATGTGCTTCTAGACGCTGACCTAAATGCAAAGATATCTGACTTTGGATTGGCTAGGCTCCATGAAGAAGAACATAGTCACATTAGCACCAAGATTGCAGGAACCATGTAAGTGTagattataaaacaaatttcaaacaGTGGCCAAAGAAATATAGCTCAGTCTTCGTTATGCAGCGGATACATGGCTCCAGAATATGCACTATGGGGCCAGTTGTCAGAGAAAGCAGACGTGTACAGCTTTGGGATTGTGTCAATGGAGATTGTTAGTGGACAGAGTAATACGAAACAAAAGGGAAGTGCTGATCACGTCTCGCTTATCAACTGGGTAACTGagaaaattgtttttgtttctctttagCCCATTTGATGTGTTATTGTTTTACTTAAACCACATGTTACCACAAATCTCAGGCAGTGAAGCTGCAACAGAAAGGGGACATAACGGAGATAGTAGATCCAGTTCTACAAGGTGATTTCAACACCAAAGAAGCAGCAAGGATGATCAAAGTTGCTATTGTTTGCACAAACTCGTCTCCTTCCTTAAGACCAACCATGTCAGAGGTTGTGCAAATGCTGGAAGGAGAGGTAGAAATAACACAGGTTCTTTCAGATCCTGGTTTATATGGACATAACTGGAGCATCTCAAACCTCAGGGACATTGATACAGATGGTGGCTTGAGCACGTCTGTTGTAACCGATCAAACGGCAACAACAATGAAATCGTCGGTTTCTGGTTGTGATCTCTACCCATTATACCCTGAATCCATGATCTTAAACTCCACAGTGGACTTTTCTTCCTCGTCACTGTAAAGCTGTGTGCGTTGCCTTGTGTCTTACGAGAGACAAAAGGCTTGTAAGTTGTCTTATATTAAGTAAGATGTCTGAAACCTTACAGTAGCTTAATTTACATGTGTATATACATGATTTTTGTGTTACAGCTAATCTTCTTTTACATGCTTGGTTGCTTAAAAGAATcgttcggtttggttttgtaCTGATTAATTTTTAAGTTTGGATACGGTTTGGTTTTGCAAACTTATTTATTAAATCAGAAATGTAAATTGTAGTAGAATTCAACACATGGTCGATGTACGGCCTTTCCATGACACGTCTATGATATTTGCATGTCTTGTATTTTATTATCATCATAAATTAATCTAACCATGtgacaaagaagaagagaatcttATCTAAGCGTGACACCAAATACAAAATAAGCAAAGATGGCCTCGAGTGGCGACGAAAATCAGGTGGCTCCTGGAGATCCGGTGACGGTTTCCACACGCATGATTGATGCCGGAACTACGATCATGCAGAGGAGATTACCAGTGAAGCAAATGAACTGTCATGTTTCGACGTTTGCGATTTACAGTGGAGATATGTCCAGGCAAATAGAGACTCACCACTATGTTCACAGAGTCAACGACGAGTTCCTCCAGTGTGCGGTTTACGCCTCTGACCGTTCTGATGCACCTCTCATCggtactgtttttttttactcagATTAAAGCTCAATCTTTTGAAGGGTTATactaaatttgttattttataggAATTGAATATGTAATATCAGACCGGTTATATGAAAATCTGCCTCAAGATGAGCAAAAGCTTTGGCACTCTCATGCTTACGAGGTTAAGTCAGGTTCGTGGGCTTATCCACGATTGCCTGAGATTTTAGCTACTCCAGAGCTCAAGAACATAGCCAAAACGTACGGTAAATTTTGGTGCACCTGGCAGATAGACCGAGGTATGATATGTCTCTCTAAACCAGACCAATTCAATGTGAACGTTACGTTTCTATAAGCTAGTATAGCAATTAGCAATTAATCTTATGGTTAAACAGTTAACTATCCGGTTTAAACCATTTAAAGCAATCAAACATTATTCAGAATCACGAAATTTATAGTTGTGAATCAGGTTGGATTTGTCCGGTTTTGGGTTGAACAATCATCTGTGTGTCTGTTTATGTAGGTGACAAATTACCAGTGGGTGCACCGGAACTGATGATGTCACCACAAGGGGTATTAAGGCCGGAGTTGGTTAAGATCAGAGATGAGAAGTACAACATATCGACCGATGAGTTGAAACATCAGAGAGCAGAGATAGCCGAACCTGAGTGGATCAATCCGATGGCAGATTACTGGAAGCAACATGGTAAGTGTTTCGTAATCGATATTGCGACTGTCGATATGAAAAGTAACGAGAAATTCCCTTGAACAATGTATTATGAACAgggtttataaataatataataatgtcacacttgttttcattttttgtcaaGAAGATAAATATGAAAAGGTGTTACACGAGAAGATGACACATTAGTTTGTGGaacttttttagttttttttttctctgtttcttcaaAGCCGTACCAGCCCTGAGATATCAATAACGTAACTCTGTAGACGATTGTGCGTTGTTGTGCGTTGTTCGATCTCCTTGCTATAACCACGTTTGCGGTTTGCTGGCTTTGATCGGGTAAAATGCCTCCAGAACACGTACACGTTTCGGTTTCAACATGGTGATCTAACGAGCATTTCTCCCAATACCACACAGTATAGAATAATATTGGGGGTGGGGGTGGgggtgggggtggggggggATAGAATCTCATTACTCGTATAGTATAGAAGATCATGGCCGTAAATAGGAGACCTATAGGGACATTTCCATTGGGGTCGATTTCATGAATTGCCACACAAGATTCTTAAGACGGGGTTGATTTAGGCAAGTTATGTATCCAACAAGTTAAGTTTATTGAAAAGTAAGATCGACGtgttaaaaaaaacaccttTAGGCAAGACATAATTTATCAAACCTGGGGCTCGACTTGCAGGCAGCACAAAATTGGCTGTACTCATCAAACCAACTAAAGACACTGTTCCAGTGCAACCAGCTGGATGGAAAAGCTTTTCTTTTGGTGATTCATTTCGATGGGTTGAGTACAAGATTGGTGTATGATCTTCCTAACGCATCGAGATTGGTGTATGATGGTCTTTTTGTGGAAAAGGGTACAAAACTTCTGAGGTTATGGTTTCTTCGCATCATGGGATTATGTGTACAATAATAATAAGTTCGCGATTTTTTTGAGTTAGAATTTTGGGTCTCAAACATTGATTAAGTTGTGAGCAACTGTAGTCATATCGTGCTTAAAATGGTGGCTTCTTTGGATTATGagaaataagaatataatttaCTGTTGTTTATCTCGGTGGGATATTGTATATCAATATTACTTTAGAGCTTCACTTCATCACTTTGGTCCTGGTGTTAGAAATTGTTTTCCTGAGGACCATCTGAAGCAAGAAAGGCGTTTTGCCTCAAGTTTTAAAGAGTTAGGAGGCGACTGGTTTTTCCGCTACTACCCGCAAACGTAGCTTTTGTGGTTGGTAGTagttgtcggcggtttgcaactATCACTTAAATCGCtataaaccgcttcaaaccgttctgaatctcataaattcaaaagctggctccagctagcaTTTGCGGTTGCAGGCGGTTGTGAGagggtaaaaaaaatttctttttttttaaacactatatatacaaaagtaaaaatatttaataaaaaatttaaaatttaaaatttaaaattgaaaatattaaaatatatcgattatattttaat
The nucleotide sequence above comes from Brassica napus cultivar Da-Ae chromosome A9, Da-Ae, whole genome shotgun sequence. Encoded proteins:
- the LOC106367389 gene encoding probable LRR receptor-like serine/threonine-protein kinase At1g29720, with protein sequence MSIVFSVLLFFIIITSFLASSTTSVSPSLHSDELNALEKIATTLGIKGLNLSYGDPCSLGTLKMMQDVDVISNPDTGNSTIRCDCSFNKSTTCHITSIDLKTLGLPGKLPSEFADLPYLQSIDLCRNYLTGSIPMEWASLPYLTSISLCANNLSGPLPTGLQNFKNLTVLGVEANQFSGPIPEELGNLTKLIRLHLTSNQFTGSLPNSLAKLMNLEDFRVSDNNFNGTIPEYIGNWSRLQRLGLLASGLKGPIPDAVTRLENLIDMSISDTTGINSFPNMSSKAIRKLILRNVSLSGAIPSYIWSLPELKTLDLSFNSLTGEVRGIQSAPKFTYLTRNRLSGDAGSGVFLNSKSNIDISYNNFSWSSSCQEKSNINTYQSSYLKNNLTGILPCAGPINCTSYQRTLHINCGGQNTVIKNSSHKISYEADDSTVYSTTNQHFKTWGISNTGVFAADEHSENDTYIISASSKLPGDSPNLYKTARRSALSLVYYAFCLENGPYNVKLHFMEIQFSDEEPFSRLGRRIFDVYVQGELFLKDFNIKEESNGTMTPVVKEVKAVNVTNHMLEIQLYWAGKGTTLIPKRGNYGPLISAISLCHHSMEPQCGAEKIRHHTNYPLIFGTIAALVTIILLALGIYAWRRCIRDKNTSEQDLRVQGLPTVCFTWRQLQAATNNFDQANKLGEGGFGSVFKGELSDGTIIAVKQLSSKSHQGNREFVNEIGMISGLNHPNLVKLYGCCVEKNQLMLVYEYMENNSLAHMLHEKSSLNLDWKARQKICVGIARGLEFLHEGSMIRMVHRDIKTTNVLLDADLNAKISDFGLARLHEEEHSHISTKIAGTIGYMAPEYALWGQLSEKADVYSFGIVSMEIVSGQSNTKQKGSADHVSLINWAVKLQQKGDITEIVDPVLQGDFNTKEAARMIKVAIVCTNSSPSLRPTMSEVVQMLEGEVEITQVLSDPGLYGHNWSISNLRDIDTDGGLSTSVVTDQTATTMKSSVSGCDLYPLYPESMILNSTVDFSSSSL
- the BNAA09G26710D gene encoding oil body-associated protein 2C, which translates into the protein MASSGDENQVAPGDPVTVSTRMIDAGTTIMQRRLPVKQMNCHVSTFAIYSGDMSRQIETHHYVHRVNDEFLQCAVYASDRSDAPLIGIEYVISDRLYENLPQDEQKLWHSHAYEVKSGSWAYPRLPEILATPELKNIAKTYGKFWCTWQIDRGDKLPVGAPELMMSPQGVLRPELVKIRDEKYNISTDELKHQRAEIAEPEWINPMADYWKQHGKCFVIDIATVDMKSNEKFP